A single region of the Populus nigra chromosome 2, ddPopNigr1.1, whole genome shotgun sequence genome encodes:
- the LOC133681661 gene encoding protein COP1 SUPPRESSOR 2: MMQKKRNFRKRTFEEDEHSKASDDDEQERRLALEEVKFLQKQRERKSGIPALATTSQTATTVAAKLTEKADGDGEKEELVLQDTFAQETAVMVEDPNMLQYVEQELAKKRGKNIDATDQVETELKRAEDELYKIPEHLKVKKRNSEESSTQWTTGIAEVQLPIEYKLRNIEETEAAKKLLQEKRLMGRPKSEFSIPSSYSADYFQRGRDYAEKLRRDHPELYKDRSMQDDAVAGSKPADNSTDAAGRRQAATDEFMLERFRKRERHRVMRR; encoded by the exons ATGATGCAGAAGAAGAGAAATTTCAGGAAGAGGACTTTCGAAGAAGATGAGCATAGCAAAGCATCAGACGACGACGAACAAGAAagaag ATTGGCATTAGAAGAGGTGAAATTCCTGCAGAAACAGAGGGAGAGGAAGTCAGGAATCCCTGCATTAGCAACAACTTCGCAAACTGCAACTACAGTAGCTGCCAAATTAACCGAAAAGGCCGATGGAGATGGCGAAAAAGAAGAGCTTGTTCTTCAAGACACTTTTGCTCAAGAAACTGCTGTCATGGTCGAAGATCCCAACAT GTTGCAGTATGTTGAGCAAGAATTGGCCAAGAAAAGAGGGAAGAATATTGATGCAACTGATCAAGTTGAGACGGAGTTGAAGCGTGCTGAAGATGAATTATACAAAATTCCGGAGCATCTTAAA GTGAAAAAGCGAAACTCAGAAGAAAGCTCTACTCAGTGGACTACTGGGATTGCGGAGGTTCAGCTACCCATTGA ATACAAACTGAGAAATATTGAGGAAACAGAGGCAGCCAAAAAGCTTCTACAGGAGAAAAGGCTAATGGGTAGACCAAAATCAGAATTTAGCATCCCTTCCAGTTACAGTGCTGATTATTTCCAACGCGGCAGGGATTATGCTGAGAAACTTCGACGAG ATCATCCTGAGCTGTACAAGGACAGGAGTATGCAGGATGATGCTGTTGCTGGATCCAAACCAGCTGATAACAGCACTGATGCAGCTGGACGGAGGCAAGCTGCAACGGATGAGTTCATGCTAGAGCGCTTCCGAAAACGAGAACGTCATCGGGTCATGCGTAGATAG